AAAAGCGTTGGTTGAGAATAGAGTAATGAAAAATAATAGAATAAGAGAGGAGAGATGAAACTATTTGAAATGAATATAACCAGCACCGTATGATGCTTTTCCTTCAGAGATTTGTCCCATAATCATAGAGAAAATGAACTACCTATTTAAACCCTTTGACACATTTGAATTGAAAAAAAGAAAAAATTAACACATACTACATTTATGTGCTTTTTTCTTTGCTGATTTTTTTGTTGCTTTCTTTTTTGTTTTCTTTTTTGCTGCCATAATATCACCTTGATTCTTTTTTGATTTACTGGTATTTAATTGTTGTGGAAGTTGGTTTTTATTAGACTAGAAGTATTTGGGTTAGAATTTTTTTATTTCTCATAATGACCCCACGCAATGCTTCGCGTCGCGTGGGTCCCCCTGACAATAAAAAATCCCAACAGGAGCAGAGCTCCGGGGTATTTTTTAAGCCTTGAAATCGAGTATCGATAACCAAAGCAGAGCTTCGGGGCATCAAACCCATTTCAAGCAATGAAAGGACTTACTGGTGCGTGTTTTGTATTTGCACTTTAAATTAGACTCGTATCTGCAATAACTGCGGTTGTTCGTTATCTTGCTCTTCACTCTTCGCTTCAACAAACGCCCGCAAGTCATACGTCGCTGTCTCTTTGATCGTCACTTCTACTTCTTCTCCTAAACTATATCGTCCTTTGAGGAGGATTGGCTTGTAGGCATAATTTCTCGCGACCATCGTATTGCTTTTTCCATACTCATCCACAAGCGCTTTTCCTACCCAACCTTTCCACACCGCATTTTGTTCTCTACTTATTCTTTCCGCAACATCCATCAACACTTTTGATCGTTCTTTTATTGTGTTCGTTGGAACTTGCTTCATTCCTGCTGCTTTTGTGCCTGGTCTTGCCGCAAATCTCGAGCGGTTAACGACATTTGGTTTTGTTTCTTCAAGAATTTTTATTGTTTCCTGAAATTCCGCTTCTGTCTCTCCTGGGAAGCCGACAATAATATCTGTCGCAATCGTTATTTCAGGATACACTTTTTTGAATTTAGTTATACACTCTTTATACTGCTCCACTGTGTATGGCCGTTTCATATCTTTCAAGACTTTGTTACTGCCTGATTGAATAGGGATGTGCAAAAATTTGTAGATTTTCGGATGCTGATAAACTGCAATTAAGCGATCAAGATGCCGATAGACATGATTTGGAGACGTCATTCCCACTCGAATCATGAAGTCTCCTTCTATTCTTATTAGAGCATCAATGAGTTCTGGAAGTTCGATTCTTTTGTTTTTCTGGTCTGCTTTCCAGTCCAATCCATACGCGCCTGTGTCTTGGCCTGTGAGATATATTTCTTTCGCGCCTTCCGCGACAGAACGCTTTACTTCATCGACAATCTCTTGGATACTATATGATTGGATGTTTCCTTTGATTAATTTGACAGAACAATAGGTGCAAACAGATGTGCAGCCATTTCCCACGGGAACGATATTGATGATGGGATTAAGGCGGACTTTGGGAAGATTGATCTTTGTTGTTTTGTTTTTTTCCAGCGCGTCAATGACATCGCCTTCGATCACTGCTTCCACTACTTCCACAATTTTATGGATGTTATGGGTATTGAGGAGCGAGAGAGATGGATTTTCGCTTCTTAGTGTTGCTTTTGTGCTTTCCAGAATACAACCAGCGGCAATAATCTTCGCAGTGTACTGCTTTGTTGTTTCTTTGAGCGTGCTCAGCGCCTGATGATCCCCTTTGACTGTGCACAAGTTCAGGATAATAATATCTGCTCCGTATGGATCTTTTGTGATTTCATAGCCTGCTGCTTCTAATAAGCCAGCCATTACTTCTCCTTCATGAAAGTTGTTGGAACAGCCGAAGGAGAGGAGGTGAATCTTTTCCATTCCTTGAAAAAATAAGGGAATAATTATAAAGTTTGCTGCGGGAATTGTAAAAAGAAAAAAAAGAAAAAAAGAAACTAATCGTATGAATAATATATTGGTCGTCCTCTAACATAACTTCCTGTAGAATATGTCCATAGTTCTGTACCATCATCTGCATCTAACGCGAATACAGTTCCTGATTCTCCACCTACATACAAGACGCTCCCAAGCGAACCAACACTCTTTACCACATATGGATCTCCATTCACGTCCTCTCCTGCATTATATGCCCATACTTCACTCCCATCAGCAGCATCTACTGCATAAACATAACCATCATCAGAGCCAAAGTAAACATAACTTGTTGCAGAAGCTTCTAAGGCTTCGCTCTGAACTAAATCGCCAGTCTCATATTCCCACAAAACAGTTCCACCGCTTGTTTCCACAGCGAAAACAGAATTTGATGCACTCACATAAAGCACGTCATTATATATTGTAAGTCCATATACACGCGCATTTGTTACTCTTGTGCTCCATAACACAGTGCTATCTGTATCAAGAGCATGGACATACCCCTCATCATCTCCTATGTAAATAGCATCTCCTGCTACTGGACCAACAAGAAGATCGCTTGTATCAGTTGCCTCCACATCATACGTCCAAAGAGTATCAGGATAGTCATCATCTGACGTTAGTATATCTCCCCCTTCAATAATGTTTGTCATATCAAGCGCATAAATTGTCCCACTTTTTCCAGCAGCATAAATCGTATCACCTAATATTGCGGGTTTATTAAAATCCTCATCTGAACTTACATCATACTGCCAATAAATTTCTGCATTGTTTATATCAATGGCAATAATCCTATCAGATGTGGAACCTACATAAGTATAATATTCATCTACTTCAGGCTGATCGTCTTCAAAATAGCTTAATCCACCAGAATCATAGACATACGTTCCTGCTGTATCGGTTCCAAGAGAACTAAAATCATCTATATTATACGCATGGAGACCCACTGCCTGAGTGATATAAAGAACATCGCTAACGACTTCACCATGATACTCTGAAGCAGCAGTTGCGCTTATTGTTTCAACAAGAGATCCATCTTCTGCATTAAGGACATAAACATTTCCATCTTGTGATCCTGCAATAACTATTTCAGAGACAGAAGTGTCACAACCATCCGGCGTCCCATCGCCATCTGCATCATCTGTATCATCATACCCTGGACAAACATCACTTGCATCAGGAACTCCATCTGCATCTGAATCTAATACACACGCACCACTAATACAGCGATATCCTGCGCCAACCTTTATTGCACAATCGACGTAATTATAAAAACCATGAGTTGAATCAGGACAAAATCCTTCCAAAAGGTATCCTGCTTTTCTTCCGCTTGTCACACAGGAATCTGTTTTATCCGCATATACTGCACCTGTTGTTTTCCATGTTCCTCCAGAAATTGTTCCTTGTGTGGTATATACTAATCCTCCTGCTCCCACGGGTCCATCTGTATCAGTACACAGTGGATCTCCTACTGCTTGACCTGTAAGATTATTTGATCCTCCAGTCATTAATAGTGAAAGAACTCCAACAATTGCAACAACAAGAACTGCACCCACAATATATTTTTCCATATGCGTTTTACTCATGATACACACCTCTCTTTGATAAGAATACACTTCTCTTACTATTTTTCTATATAAACCTATCCATATTATAGTTCATGAAAATCGCAACAATAATCTTTATATACCTTGAGTTCTAAAAAAGATCGTTCTCGTGAGAACCAAAACATAGTGTTGAAATCGCAGTGAAATAAGAGGTGAAGGATATGACTTTAGAACTTGGTGGTAATATTCAATTAACTGGATTTAGAGAGCTTGATCCGGCAACATTAGTGATTGTCAAAAAAATAGTGGGTAATTTTGTCAAAGACATGAGCGCACACAACAGCGGCTTTCGTGGCTTGAACATGACCCTTAAAACAGTTCATGAACGAGAAAAATCAGAGAAATACGAAATTCACGCGCACTTAAAGATAGATAATGTCTATACCGCATATGTTGTTGAACGAAATCTTCTTGTGGGATTGGATAGTGTCTTGAAGAAAGTGGAAAAAGAAGCACGTCCGAGGGTTTGATTTTTTTATTCTTTTATTATTTTCTGTTTATAGGTCGGATTTATTTTTAATAATAATAGATTGCGTAGTCATACAAGGTCTTTGCTTAGCGATTGATTTTCTTTCATGGTGCGTGTTTTGTGATAGGTACACATATATAGTGGAGAGATAAGTTAAAAATTATGCTCAGTGATTATCTTGTGAACAACAAAATTCACATTTCTGTCAAACCAAACGCAAAAAAGACTGAAATTCTTTCTTATGA
The Candidatus Woesearchaeota archaeon DNA segment above includes these coding regions:
- a CDS encoding PQQ-binding-like beta-propeller repeat protein, whose product is MSKTHMEKYIVGAVLVVAIVGVLSLLMTGGSNNLTGQAVGDPLCTDTDGPVGAGGLVYTTQGTISGGTWKTTGAVYADKTDSCVTSGRKAGYLLEGFCPDSTHGFYNYVDCAIKVGAGYRCISGACVLDSDADGVPDASDVCPGYDDTDDADGDGTPDGCDTSVSEIVIAGSQDGNVYVLNAEDGSLVETISATAASEYHGEVVSDVLYITQAVGLHAYNIDDFSSLGTDTAGTYVYDSGGLSYFEDDQPEVDEYYTYVGSTSDRIIAIDINNAEIYWQYDVSSDEDFNKPAILGDTIYAAGKSGTIYALDMTNIIEGGDILTSDDDYPDTLWTYDVEATDTSDLLVGPVAGDAIYIGDDEGYVHALDTDSTVLWSTRVTNARVYGLTIYNDVLYVSASNSVFAVETSGGTVLWEYETGDLVQSEALEASATSYVYFGSDDGYVYAVDAADGSEVWAYNAGEDVNGDPYVVKSVGSLGSVLYVGGESGTVFALDADDGTELWTYSTGSYVRGRPIYYSYD
- a CDS encoding tRNA (N(6)-L-threonylcarbamoyladenosine(37)-C(2))-methylthiotransferase; translated protein: MEKIHLLSFGCSNNFHEGEVMAGLLEAAGYEITKDPYGADIIILNLCTVKGDHQALSTLKETTKQYTAKIIAAGCILESTKATLRSENPSLSLLNTHNIHKIVEVVEAVIEGDVIDALEKNKTTKINLPKVRLNPIINIVPVGNGCTSVCTYCSVKLIKGNIQSYSIQEIVDEVKRSVAEGAKEIYLTGQDTGAYGLDWKADQKNKRIELPELIDALIRIEGDFMIRVGMTSPNHVYRHLDRLIAVYQHPKIYKFLHIPIQSGSNKVLKDMKRPYTVEQYKECITKFKKVYPEITIATDIIVGFPGETEAEFQETIKILEETKPNVVNRSRFAARPGTKAAGMKQVPTNTIKERSKVLMDVAERISREQNAVWKGWVGKALVDEYGKSNTMVARNYAYKPILLKGRYSLGEEVEVTIKETATYDLRAFVEAKSEEQDNEQPQLLQIRV